One stretch of Dokdonia sp. Hel_I_53 DNA includes these proteins:
- the tsf gene encoding translation elongation factor Ts, producing the protein MANITAADVKRLREATGAGMMDCKKALVEAEGDFDNAVTVLRKKGQKVAEKRADRDSSEGVVVAKINADNTRGVVVSLNCETDFVTKNDSFVELANKMGGIALSVNSKEEMLAADFDGMTVADKLIEQTGVIGEKIEIGGYETLEAPFVGSYVHGNKIGALTGLSEATANAEEIAKSVSMQVASMGASTLSYKDFDSAFVASETEARIAAIEKENIELGRLGKTQKNVPQYISMSQLTPEVLAKAEADIKEQLAAEGKPEKIWDNIVPGKVARFVADNTTLDHEKALLDQRFIMDESKNVAEYVASKGNATVVAFKRVSLV; encoded by the coding sequence ATGGCAAATATTACCGCCGCAGACGTAAAAAGATTAAGAGAAGCTACTGGAGCTGGAATGATGGATTGTAAAAAAGCCCTCGTTGAAGCAGAAGGTGATTTTGATAATGCAGTAACTGTACTTCGTAAGAAAGGACAAAAAGTTGCAGAAAAGAGAGCAGATAGAGATTCTTCTGAAGGTGTTGTTGTAGCAAAAATAAATGCAGACAACACTCGTGGCGTTGTTGTATCACTTAACTGTGAGACAGACTTCGTAACAAAGAATGATTCTTTTGTAGAGCTAGCAAATAAAATGGGAGGCATCGCGCTTTCTGTAAATTCTAAAGAAGAAATGCTTGCAGCAGACTTTGACGGAATGACTGTTGCAGATAAGCTTATTGAGCAAACTGGTGTGATAGGTGAGAAAATTGAGATTGGTGGGTATGAAACACTAGAAGCGCCATTTGTAGGTTCTTATGTACACGGTAATAAGATTGGTGCTCTTACAGGTCTTTCTGAAGCTACAGCTAATGCTGAAGAAATTGCTAAGAGTGTATCTATGCAGGTTGCTTCTATGGGAGCGTCTACACTTTCGTACAAAGATTTTGATTCTGCTTTTGTAGCGTCAGAAACAGAAGCACGTATTGCAGCTATCGAAAAAGAAAATATTGAACTTGGACGTCTTGGGAAAACTCAAAAGAACGTACCACAATATATCTCTATGTCACAGCTTACTCCAGAAGTACTAGCAAAAGCTGAGGCTGACATTAAAGAGCAACTTGCCGCTGAAGGGAAACCAGAAAAAATCTGGGATAACATTGTACCTGGAAAAGTAGCTCGTTTTGTTGCAGATAACACAACCTTAGATCACGAGAAAGCATTACTTGATCAACGTTTTATCATGGATGAAAGTAAGAATGTTGCAGAATATGTAGCTTCTAAAGGTAATGCTACTGTTGTTGCATTTAAAAGAGTTTCTTTAGTATAA
- the rpsB gene encoding 30S ribosomal protein S2 yields MANNIEIKDLLDAGVHFGHLTRRWDPNMAPYIYMERNGIHIINLYKTAAKIEETCEALNKIAASGRKILFVATKKQAKDIVAEKARNANMPYITERWPGGMLTNFITIRKAIKKMQTIDRMKQDGRFDTLSKKEKLQMNRLREKLDKNLGSIADMTRLPGALFVVDIKREHIAIKEAQKLNIPIFAMVDTNSDPREVDYLIPSNDDASKSIDKIVGYVSNAISEGLAERKAGKDASNEGNDAPKAEKKTKKAAAPKAKVAASEEEE; encoded by the coding sequence ATGGCAAACAACATCGAAATAAAAGATTTGCTTGATGCAGGAGTTCACTTTGGACACCTCACAAGAAGATGGGATCCTAACATGGCACCGTATATTTATATGGAGCGTAATGGGATTCACATTATCAATCTTTACAAAACTGCAGCAAAAATTGAAGAGACTTGCGAGGCTCTAAACAAGATTGCTGCTTCTGGTAGAAAAATACTTTTTGTAGCTACCAAAAAACAAGCTAAAGATATCGTAGCTGAAAAAGCGCGTAATGCAAACATGCCGTACATCACAGAAAGATGGCCTGGTGGAATGCTTACAAACTTTATCACGATACGTAAAGCGATTAAGAAAATGCAAACAATCGACCGCATGAAACAAGATGGTCGTTTTGATACACTTTCTAAGAAAGAGAAACTACAAATGAATCGTCTTCGTGAGAAGCTTGACAAAAACTTAGGTTCTATTGCAGATATGACTCGCCTTCCAGGTGCATTATTTGTAGTAGATATTAAGAGAGAGCATATCGCGATTAAAGAAGCTCAGAAATTAAACATTCCAATATTTGCGATGGTAGATACTAACTCTGATCCAAGAGAAGTAGACTATTTAATCCCATCTAATGATGATGCTTCTAAGTCTATCGATAAGATTGTAGGATACGTTTCTAACGCTATTTCTGAAGGTCTTGCAGAGCGTAAAGCTGGAAAAGATGCTAGCAATGAAGGTAATGATGCTCCAAAAGCGGAGAAGAAAACCAAAAAAGCTGCAGCTCCAAAAGCGAAAGTCGCTGCAAGTGAAGAAGAAGAGTAA
- the pyrH gene encoding UMP kinase, with protein MKYKRILLKLSGEALMGDRQYGIDPQRLAEYAEDIKEIIDKGVEVAIVIGGGNIFRGVAGASKGMDRVQSDHMGMLATVINGLALQDAMEQNGIKTRLQSAIKINEVAEPFIRRKAMAHLNKGRVVIFGGGTGNPYFTTDSAAVLRAIEIEADVILKGTRVDGIYNADPEKDKEAIKYDHISFDDVLRKGLKVMDTTAFTLSQENELPIIVFDMNKRGNLMKVVSGDAVGTTVK; from the coding sequence ATGAAATATAAAAGAATCCTTCTCAAATTATCTGGCGAGGCCTTAATGGGCGATAGACAGTATGGTATAGACCCTCAACGCTTAGCAGAATATGCTGAGGACATTAAAGAGATCATTGACAAAGGTGTAGAAGTAGCCATTGTTATAGGAGGAGGAAATATTTTTCGCGGTGTTGCTGGCGCTTCAAAAGGTATGGATCGCGTGCAGAGTGATCATATGGGAATGCTCGCTACGGTAATTAATGGCCTAGCTTTACAAGATGCTATGGAGCAAAATGGCATCAAAACAAGATTACAATCTGCTATAAAAATAAATGAAGTGGCAGAGCCATTTATACGTCGTAAAGCGATGGCTCACCTCAACAAAGGACGCGTTGTAATATTTGGTGGGGGTACAGGTAATCCCTATTTCACTACAGATAGTGCTGCCGTACTTAGAGCGATAGAAATAGAGGCAGATGTTATCTTAAAAGGCACACGCGTAGATGGGATCTATAATGCTGACCCTGAGAAAGATAAAGAAGCTATCAAGTACGATCATATCTCTTTTGATGACGTGTTGAGAAAGGGACTTAAAGTTATGGACACCACTGCTTTCACATTAAGTCAAGAGAATGAGCTTCCTATTATTGTGTTTGACATGAATAAAAGAGGTAACCTTATGAAGGTTGTTTCTGGAGACGCAGTGGGGACAACCGTAAAGTAA
- the rplM gene encoding 50S ribosomal protein L13, protein MDALSYKTVSANKATVNKEWVLIDAEGQTLGRMSSIVAKFLRGKYKPSFTPHVDCGDNVVIINAAKVQLSGNKWTEKSYIRHTGYPGGQRSLTARELYEKDPTRVVEAAVKGMLPKNKLGSAIFRNLKVYAGAEHEQEAQKPRTINLNEIK, encoded by the coding sequence GTGGACGCATTAAGTTACAAAACAGTATCTGCAAACAAAGCTACCGTAAACAAGGAGTGGGTTTTGATAGATGCAGAGGGACAGACGCTAGGACGTATGTCTTCTATCGTAGCTAAGTTTTTACGCGGTAAGTACAAGCCTAGTTTTACACCTCATGTAGATTGTGGAGATAACGTTGTTATCATAAACGCTGCAAAGGTGCAATTATCTGGAAACAAGTGGACGGAAAAATCATACATCCGTCACACTGGATACCCAGGTGGGCAACGTAGTCTTACAGCTAGAGAACTCTACGAAAAAGATCCAACACGTGTAGTAGAAGCTGCCGTGAAAGGGATGTTACCAAAAAACAAATTGGGAAGTGCTATCTTCCGCAACCTTAAAGTGTATGCAGGAGCAGAGCACGAGCAGGAAGCGCAGAAGCCACGTACCATTAACCTTAACGAAATTAAGTAA
- the rpsI gene encoding 30S ribosomal protein S9: protein METLHKIGRRKTAVARVYLSEGKGNITVNKKELNNYFPTGTLQYKVNQPLVLTNNEGNFDINVNVYGGGITGQAEAIRLALSRAMCELDEENRGILKPEGLLTRDPRMVERKKFGQKKARKKFQFSKR, encoded by the coding sequence ATGGAGACTTTACACAAAATCGGTCGTCGTAAGACTGCAGTAGCTCGTGTTTACCTTTCTGAAGGAAAAGGAAACATTACTGTAAACAAAAAGGAACTGAACAACTACTTTCCTACAGGTACATTACAGTACAAAGTAAACCAGCCACTTGTTTTAACAAACAATGAAGGGAACTTTGACATTAATGTAAATGTATATGGTGGAGGTATCACTGGTCAAGCTGAAGCTATCAGACTTGCTCTTTCTAGAGCAATGTGTGAACTAGACGAAGAAAACCGTGGGATCCTTAAACCAGAAGGGCTTCTTACTCGTGATCCAAGAATGGTAGAGCGTAAGAAATTCGGTCAGAAGAAAGCACGTAAGAAATTCCAATTCTCAAAGCGTTAA
- the frr gene encoding ribosome recycling factor codes for MNEDLKFIIDTAKEAMDNAITHLGKRLLTIRAGKASPAMLQGVMVDYYGSPTPLSQVANVVTPDGRTISVQPWEKNLIPEIEKSIINANLGFNPMNNGESIIINVPPLTEERRKDLVKQAKSEAEDSKVGVRNDRKQANNDIKKVDDASEDEKANAELDIQKLTDAHIKKIEDVLNTKEAEIMTV; via the coding sequence ATGAACGAAGATTTAAAATTTATCATAGATACAGCTAAGGAAGCAATGGATAATGCCATTACACACTTAGGCAAAAGATTATTAACGATACGTGCTGGTAAAGCAAGCCCTGCAATGTTGCAAGGAGTAATGGTAGATTACTATGGGAGTCCTACACCACTAAGCCAGGTGGCAAATGTTGTTACACCAGACGGAAGAACCATCTCAGTACAACCTTGGGAAAAGAATTTAATCCCAGAAATTGAAAAATCTATTATTAACGCAAACCTTGGTTTCAACCCTATGAATAATGGGGAGAGCATTATAATAAATGTCCCGCCACTTACAGAGGAGCGTCGTAAAGATCTTGTTAAACAAGCTAAAAGTGAAGCAGAAGACTCTAAAGTAGGAGTGCGAAATGACCGAAAGCAAGCAAATAATGATATCAAAAAGGTTGACGACGCCTCTGAAGATGAAAAAGCAAATGCTGAATTAGACATTCAAAAGCTTACGGACGCACATATTAAAAAAATTGAAGATGTCCTTAATACTAAAGAAGCAGAGATTATGACTGTATAA